The Trichoderma breve strain T069 chromosome 2, whole genome shotgun sequence DNA segment GAGCAGAATGACGAGCCACCAAGGACCCTGAGCTCTCCGTGTTAGACAAGATAGATGACAGCTTGCGGCCACATGCTCCCCCACCTCCTGGGTGAGAAAGCCATACATACGGGCCGGTTAGATCTGCTAGTTTCTACCCGCCCTCATGCATATAGGCGGCAAACAAGAACTGGCGCTGGGTCCGACGGATTATTACTGGAGCTTTGGCTTGGGCCGTTGCCTCCTCATATCTAGACTcgcccatccatcccagGCCCCAGCTGACCCTTACTTGGCGGGCTAGAGTGGGATTCGATTCCACTGcgtcaaaaaagaaaaagaggacTCCGCAAAGGGGCGATAGcaaggctgcggctgcgaaTAAGAGAGTAACCCCAAGCCATGAGGCACCGAGCGAGCATCCTCTCGAGTGGAGTTCGAGCGTTGTCCATAAATAAGCCCCGACAACCTTCGTTCTTCCTGTCTCGTTTGTCTATCTCATCTGACGCTCAACCGGTTCACACTCACAAGACCTACCGTTGTTTCTCGACCCAAGGAAGACTAGCAAGCAAGATGGCGTCCCCCACGATTAAGCTCAACAGCGGATATGAGATGCCCCAGGTGGGCTTTGGCCTCTGGAAGGTCGACAACGCCGTGTGCGCGGATACCGTTtacaacgccatcaaggccggtTACCGTCTGTTCGACGGTGCTTGTGGTAAGTTTCAATCTTTTTCTCAAActcaaagagaagagtgaaaaaaaatagaagaatctctctctcttttccccgCATTTTGCTCGTGAAAGTTGGGGTTGCGTCACTAGAAAACAGCATCAGCGCTAACGTTGCATCTCCCACTTACACAGACTATGGCAACGAAAAGGAGTGTGGCGAGGGTGTTGCCCGcgccatcaaggagggcatcgTGAAGCGTGAGgagctcttcatcgtctccaAGCTGTGGCAGACCTTCCACGACGAGGACAAGGTCGAGCCCATCACCCGCAAGCAGCTTGCCGACTGGCAGATTGACTACTTtgacctcttcctcatccactTCCCCGCTGCCCTCGAGTACGTTGACCCCAGCGTCCGCTATCCCCCCGGATGGTTCTACGACGGCAAGAGCGAGGTCCGATGGAGCAAGACCACCCTCCAGCAGACCTGGGGagccatggagaagctggtcgATGCCGGCCTTGCCCGCAGCATCGGTATCTCCAACTACCAGGCCCAGTCTGTGTATGACAACCTCATCTACGCCAGGATCCGCCCGGCTACGCTCCAGATTGAGCACCACCCTTACCTCCAGCAGCCCGACCTGGTCAACCTTGCTCAGAAGGAGGGCATCACCGTCACAGCATACTCCTCCTTCGGCCCCACTGGCTTCATGGAGATTGAGGACTTCCGCGTCAAGCACGCCGCTCCTTTGATGGAGAGCCCcgtcatcaaggagattgccaCCAAGCACAAGAAGACCCCTGCTCAGGTCCTCCTCCGATGGGCTACTCAGCGCGGCCTGGCCGTTATCCCCAAGACCAGCCGATCGGAAGTCATGGCCCAGAACCTGGATTcagtcaacttcaacttggACGACGGCGACTTGACCAAGATTGCCGAGATGGACTTGAACATCCGATTCAACAAGCCCACAAACGTGAGTTGCCTCTTGTCATCACTCGTATCAAACTGTTCATTGCTAACCTTTGAGCACAGTACTTCTCCGCTGATAAGCTGTTCCTCTTTGGCTAAATTGGAAGATGGTTgggtaaagaaaaaaaagaaaaagaaatccttTTGTGCTAGTAAAATTCCCTTGTTGGTGTTAGGATCACGTCTTCATTGTTCCACTTTCAAAGAATAGCTGGGCGGTCAGTCTGGATAGAATACAAATATCAGAATATTCCGAACCATTGGAGCTGGCAAAATCTTTGTTTCATCTTTCACCACTTTGGACACGATGAGTGTCCGATCAAATTAAATCAGTGAAACGGGACACAAATGCCTTGATTGttgcagcaaaagatgccATGACATAATAATTCGTTTGACGCCGTAGTATTTCCTCCAAAAGACAAACCATTCTGCAACTCTAATACTCCAATCCACATCGTGAAACTCACATTATACTCTCACGAATGCTGAACAAGGTTAGAGGATGATCAAACTGGGAAATACCGGGGGTAAGATAAGACTCACTAGCATCAATCTGCTTCACTTGTGGGAGTGCAAGCCGAACTTTGTTCCTGTACAGAGCGGGGCCACGCAGCTGAAGAGGGTTGCCCTCAAAATAGACGGTTGTCAAGTCCTCCTTGTCTTTCAACTCCTTTTCCACCTCGGCAAAGTCTCCCAGTTGATTGTAACTGGCCCACAATTCTTCGAGATTTTCCAAGGGACCAACACCTTTGAGGCTGCTAATCTGATTGTTGGAAATTTCGAGTATCTTGAGGTTGGTGTTATTCTCAATACCTTCCAAGGATTCGAGGGCGTTGTGGGCAATGTATAGCTCCTCTAGCTGAGGGACTTCCTTGAGGGGAGACAAATCTCGGATGCGGTTGGACTGGATACTCAGCAGACGCAGCTTGGGGAGTCCTCCGAGCCCTGTCAGCTCTGTAATCTTGTTCTTCGCCAGCCAGAGCTCTTCTAGATTCTGCAGGCTATCAAGGTTTTGGATCTCTCGGATACGGTTTGAGCCGAGTTCTAGAgacttgagcttgtcaagacCTTCTAGCCCCTCGATTTTGCTGATCTTGTTAGCGACCAGGAATATCTCCTTAAGGTCTTTAAGATGATTGATGTGCTTAATGTGTTTGATCTTGTTGAAACTGAGATCCAGGCTTGTAAGCTTTGTTAGGTTGTCCAAGCCCCGGATGTGGGAGATCAGGTTATCGTATaaatccagctcttccagcgTATCGGCAAGGCTTTCGAGACTTTCGATATCTTGGATGACATTTTGTCGGAGACAAATGCGGGTAACGTTCTTGAAGCGCTCCAGCCGTAGGGCAGGTAGTGACGAGATGCGAGAGTGGGAGCACATGATTTCTTCGGTGCCGGAATCCTCGCTGTCGAGCAAATCTGTCATGTGAAACAAACGTCAGCTCCGGATACGTAGAATCTCGGCTCATGGTTTCCTACTCTCGTCTGCCCGGATCTCCTCTCCATGCAGGACATTGCTGTCGTCTGAGTACTCCGGGTCTGACAGGGCCTCGGGATTGGTCATGAGCGCAGTCTTGGGAATCCGGAGCTTGCCATCCCATCCCTTGCTATCTCTGAGAGACGGGCTTGGCTCGCCATCGACGTGATGAGACGGCCGGTCGTCCACGATGTCGATGTGGGCAGTGCCCTCGCTCTCTTTATCTTTTTCGTGCGGGACGTCCATGACGCACTGCCGATTCTAGTGTAAGCTTGGGGCAAGATCGTCGCAGGAGAGATTTGG contains these protein-coding regions:
- a CDS encoding leucine rich repeats (2 copies) domain-containing protein — its product is MDVPHEKDKESEGTAHIDIVDDRPSHHVDGEPSPSLRDSKGWDGKLRIPKTALMTNPEALSDPEYSDDSNVLHGEEIRADENLLDSEDSGTEEIMCSHSRISSLPALRLERFKNVTRICLRQNVIQDIESLESLADTLEELDLYDNLISHIRGLDNLTKLTSLDLSFNKIKHIKHINHLKDLKEIFLVANKISKIEGLEGLDKLKSLELGSNRIREIQNLDSLQNLEELWLAKNKITELTGLGGLPKLRLLSIQSNRIRDLSPLKEVPQLEELYIAHNALESLEGIENNTNLKILEISNNQISSLKGVGPLENLEELWASYNQLGDFAEVEKELKDKEDLTTVYFEGNPLQLRGPALYRNKVRLALPQVKQIDASESYLTPGISQFDHPLTLFSIRESIM
- a CDS encoding aldo/keto reductase family domain-containing protein, whose amino-acid sequence is MASPTIKLNSGYEMPQVGFGLWKVDNAVCADTVYNAIKAGYRLFDGACDYGNEKECGEGVARAIKEGIVKREELFIVSKLWQTFHDEDKVEPITRKQLADWQIDYFDLFLIHFPAALEYVDPSVRYPPGWFYDGKSEVRWSKTTLQQTWGAMEKLVDAGLARSIGISNYQAQSVYDNLIYARIRPATLQIEHHPYLQQPDLVNLAQKEGITVTAYSSFGPTGFMEIEDFRVKHAAPLMESPVIKEIATKHKKTPAQVLLRWATQRGLAVIPKTSRSEVMAQNLDSVNFNLDDGDLTKIAEMDLNIRFNKPTNYFSADKLFLFG